The Methylomusa anaerophila genome has a segment encoding these proteins:
- a CDS encoding deoxycytidylate deaminase, with translation MKPGLKRPEWTDYFLDIAAVILTRSTCLRRRYGAVIVKDHIIVSTGYNGSPRSEENCIDRGTCQRDELGIPAGERYELCSGVHAEQNAIINGDPIKMKGATIYIAGFNADGSPACGAPCLLCRRMIKNAQIETVIYVDADGSKKIIPAKEL, from the coding sequence ATTTTCTCGATATTGCGGCTGTAATATTAACACGGTCAACCTGTCTCCGGCGGCGATACGGGGCGGTAATTGTCAAGGATCATATTATTGTCTCCACAGGCTATAACGGTTCGCCCCGGAGCGAGGAGAACTGCATTGACCGGGGTACCTGCCAGCGGGACGAACTTGGCATTCCGGCGGGAGAACGATACGAACTGTGCAGTGGTGTCCACGCCGAGCAAAACGCCATCATCAATGGCGATCCGATAAAAATGAAGGGCGCCACTATTTATATCGCCGGCTTCAACGCTGACGGCTCACCGGCTTGCGGCGCTCCCTGCCTTTTGTGCCGCCGGATGATAAAAAATGCCCAGATTGAGACGGTAATTTATGTGGATGCCGACGGAAGCAAGAAAATCATACCAGCGAAAGAGCTTTAA
- the gyrA gene encoding DNA gyrase subunit A: protein MDFGLGKVMPIRLEEEMKHSYIDYAMSVIVMRALPDVRDGLKPVHRRILYAMHEAGMAANKPYKKSARIVGEVLGKYHPHGDSSVYDAIVRMAQNFSSRYMLVDGHGNFGSIDGDSAAAMRYTEVRMSRIAEEMLADIEKDTVDFGPNYDESLKEPLVLPAKIPNLLVNGSAGIAVGMATNIPPHNLGEVVDGLVMMIDNPAVTIQELMMAVKGPDFPTGGLILGREGIKQAYMTGRGGVKMRAQARIERMQNGKQRILVTEIPYQVNKARLIETIAALVRDKTVDGITDLRDESDRTGMRIVIELRRDVNPDIILNQLYKHTQMQETFGVNMLALVNGRPKVLNLHEVLQHYLAHQKEVIIRRTKFELDKARARAHILEGLKIALDHLDAVISTIRQSQTPEIAREALMAKFNLSEKQAQAILDMRLQRLTGLEREKIEMEYKDILETIEWLEGVLADEHKVMNIIKEELLDVKKRFADARRTVITSDISKLEMEDLIAEEDVVITLTHYGYIKRLPVDTYRSQRRGGRGVTGMGTKEEDFVEQLFVATTHHNLLFFTTRGRVYRLKAYEVPEAGRTAKGTAIVNLLQVEKDEKITAVIPVKEFVANRYLFMATQKGIVKKSELVEFDTARKGGLNAINLDDDDDLIGVKLTSGEQHIIMGTRDGKAIVFPETEVRVMGRTAHGVRGINLEAGDEVIGMDTAKKDGEVLTVTSEGYGKRTRIDEYRVTARGGKGVINIKPKAAEKIGHVVGIKVVIPGQELMLITSEGIIIRMEMDTISVTSRSTQGVKLMKTGENDKVVALAVVEKKADND, encoded by the coding sequence GTGGATTTTGGTCTAGGTAAGGTAATGCCTATCCGTTTGGAAGAGGAAATGAAGCATTCCTATATCGATTACGCTATGAGCGTTATTGTTATGCGGGCGCTGCCTGATGTCAGGGATGGTCTTAAGCCGGTGCACCGGCGTATTTTATATGCTATGCATGAAGCCGGGATGGCTGCCAACAAGCCGTATAAAAAGTCGGCCCGTATCGTGGGGGAAGTTTTGGGTAAATACCATCCCCATGGCGACAGTTCAGTATATGACGCCATCGTTAGAATGGCGCAGAATTTTTCCAGCCGTTATATGCTGGTGGACGGCCATGGCAACTTTGGCTCCATTGACGGCGACTCAGCGGCAGCCATGCGTTATACTGAGGTTCGCATGTCGCGAATCGCGGAAGAGATGTTAGCTGATATTGAGAAAGATACTGTCGACTTCGGACCCAACTACGACGAGTCTTTGAAAGAGCCGTTAGTATTGCCGGCTAAGATACCCAACCTATTGGTCAATGGTTCAGCCGGTATTGCCGTGGGTATGGCCACCAACATACCTCCCCACAATTTGGGGGAAGTGGTGGATGGCCTGGTTATGATGATCGACAACCCTGCCGTCACCATTCAAGAGCTAATGATGGCTGTAAAGGGACCGGATTTTCCCACAGGCGGTCTGATTTTAGGCCGTGAAGGCATAAAGCAGGCATATATGACCGGCCGGGGCGGCGTCAAAATGCGGGCTCAGGCCCGCATCGAACGGATGCAGAACGGCAAGCAGCGCATATTGGTTACCGAAATCCCTTACCAGGTCAATAAGGCGAGATTGATCGAAACCATCGCTGCCCTGGTGCGGGATAAGACAGTTGACGGCATAACCGATCTCAGGGACGAGAGCGATCGTACCGGCATGCGCATTGTTATTGAACTTCGACGGGATGTTAACCCGGACATAATCTTGAACCAGCTTTATAAACACACCCAGATGCAGGAGACCTTCGGCGTCAATATGCTCGCTTTGGTTAACGGGCGGCCCAAGGTGCTGAATCTGCACGAGGTTTTGCAGCATTATTTGGCTCACCAAAAAGAAGTTATTATTCGCCGCACCAAGTTCGAACTAGATAAAGCCCGCGCCCGGGCTCACATTTTAGAAGGTCTCAAAATCGCCCTTGATCACCTGGATGCGGTGATCTCGACCATTCGCCAGTCGCAAACGCCTGAAATAGCCCGGGAAGCGTTGATGGCTAAGTTTAACCTGAGTGAAAAACAGGCGCAGGCGATTTTGGATATGCGGCTGCAGCGTCTCACCGGTCTTGAGCGGGAGAAAATTGAGATGGAATACAAGGACATCCTGGAGACCATCGAATGGCTGGAAGGTGTGCTGGCCGACGAGCACAAAGTCATGAACATCATCAAAGAAGAACTCCTGGATGTAAAAAAACGTTTCGCCGATGCCCGCCGGACGGTGATTACCAGCGATATTTCCAAACTGGAAATGGAAGATCTGATAGCCGAAGAGGATGTGGTCATTACTCTTACCCATTATGGCTATATCAAGCGCCTGCCTGTTGACACTTACCGCAGCCAGAGACGCGGCGGCAGGGGAGTGACCGGCATGGGAACCAAGGAAGAAGACTTTGTCGAGCAATTATTTGTTGCAACAACCCACCATAATCTGTTATTCTTTACTACCCGCGGCCGGGTTTACCGGCTCAAAGCCTATGAAGTTCCTGAAGCCGGCCGTACCGCGAAAGGCACCGCCATTGTCAATTTACTGCAGGTTGAAAAAGACGAAAAAATCACTGCCGTTATTCCGGTAAAGGAATTTGTCGCCAATCGTTATTTATTTATGGCGACCCAAAAAGGCATCGTAAAAAAATCAGAACTGGTTGAGTTCGATACTGCCCGTAAAGGCGGCCTGAACGCCATCAATCTGGATGATGACGATGATCTGATCGGGGTTAAGCTGACAAGCGGCGAGCAACATATTATTATGGGAACGCGGGACGGCAAGGCAATCGTCTTCCCGGAAACCGAGGTACGGGTTATGGGACGGACCGCTCACGGTGTCCGGGGCATAAACCTTGAGGCCGGCGACGAAGTTATCGGGATGGACACCGCCAAGAAAGATGGGGAAGTTCTGACGGTGACGTCCGAAGGCTATGGCAAGCGCACCCGCATTGACGAGTACCGGGTTACCGCCCGGGGCGGTAAGGGAGTTATCAACATAAAGCCGAAAGCTGCCGAAAAAATTGGCCACGTTGTCGGTATTAAGGTTGTCATTCCCGGACAGGAACTTATGCTGATTACGAGTGAAGGTATTATTATCCGCATGGAGATGGATACTATATCGGTTACCAGCAGAAGCACCCAAGGCGTTAAGCTGATGAAAACCGGTGAAAACGATAAAGTTGTCGCTTTGGCGGTAGTAGAGAAAAAAGCAGACAACGATTAA
- a CDS encoding aminotransferase class I/II-fold pyridoxal phosphate-dependent enzyme — protein sequence MNWAERVSPTVRSLPPSGIRRFFDIVAEMKGVVSLGVGEPDFITPWHIRESSIHGLHKGYTAYTSNFGLLELREEIARLVYNEADITYDPRREILITVGVSEGLDLAMRALLCPGDEVLVPEPCYVSYKACVTLAGGVPIPVPTSAANEFRVTVEQLAKLVTPCTKALLIGYPNNPTGAVMPKAELEKIARFAEQNDLVVIADEIYAKLTYEGEHTCFASLPGMRDRTILLNGFSKAYAMTGWRIGYALSNPDLIAAMTKIHQYTILCAPVMAQIAAIEALKKGEADVVKMVSEYNARRRFMLEGFRQIGLPCFEPKGAFYLFPSIAHTGIDSLRFAEELLKAEKVALVPGNAFGESGEGFVRCSYATSIAQLSEALERIGRFVRKLDCKRF from the coding sequence ATGAACTGGGCCGAACGCGTGTCTCCCACCGTCCGGTCGCTGCCCCCTTCCGGCATACGGCGTTTTTTTGACATTGTCGCCGAAATGAAAGGGGTTGTTTCCCTGGGGGTAGGTGAGCCCGACTTCATCACTCCCTGGCACATACGGGAAAGCAGCATACATGGCCTGCATAAGGGCTATACCGCTTATACATCGAACTTCGGATTATTGGAATTACGGGAAGAAATCGCTCGCCTGGTTTATAACGAAGCCGATATAACTTACGATCCCCGCCGGGAAATATTGATAACTGTTGGTGTCAGCGAAGGATTGGATCTTGCGATGCGGGCCCTGCTTTGCCCCGGCGACGAAGTTCTGGTACCCGAGCCCTGCTATGTTTCTTACAAGGCCTGTGTAACCCTTGCGGGCGGCGTACCAATTCCTGTTCCCACTTCAGCGGCAAACGAATTCCGCGTCACAGTTGAACAACTCGCCAAATTGGTCACCCCTTGCACCAAAGCTTTGCTTATCGGCTACCCGAACAACCCGACCGGCGCCGTCATGCCCAAAGCGGAACTGGAAAAGATCGCCCGCTTTGCAGAACAGAACGATCTGGTTGTTATTGCCGATGAAATATATGCCAAGTTAACCTACGAGGGCGAACACACTTGCTTTGCCTCCCTGCCGGGAATGCGCGACCGTACCATCCTGTTAAACGGTTTTTCCAAGGCCTATGCCATGACCGGCTGGCGAATCGGCTACGCCTTGTCTAACCCTGACCTCATCGCCGCCATGACTAAAATTCATCAATATACCATTCTGTGCGCCCCGGTTATGGCCCAAATCGCAGCTATAGAGGCACTGAAAAAAGGTGAAGCCGATGTTGTGAAAATGGTTTCCGAATACAATGCCCGCCGCCGGTTTATGCTTGAAGGGTTCCGGCAAATCGGCCTCCCCTGTTTTGAGCCGAAAGGAGCCTTTTACCTGTTTCCGTCAATAGCTCATACCGGTATCGATTCCCTCAGGTTTGCCGAAGAGTTATTAAAGGCTGAAAAAGTTGCCTTAGTGCCCGGCAACGCTTTTGGCGAAAGCGGCGAAGGCTTTGTCCGCTGCTCCTATGCCACTTCCATCGCTCAACTCTCAGAGGCGCTGGAACGTATCGGCCGGTTCGTCAGAAAACTGGACTGCAAGCGGTTTTAG
- a CDS encoding Lrp/AsnC family transcriptional regulator, translating into MYEKKSMESALLELLEKDNTLSIEHLALTLNAPRSDVAEAIKQLEAANIIVKHQTIVNWEKAGIEKVTAVIDVKITPQREVGFDAIAERIYRFPEVRSLYLMSGAYDLLVMVEGANLKQVSKFVAHRLATIDGVVSTTTHFMLKPYKEDGVILDDREEDHRLAVSP; encoded by the coding sequence ATGTATGAAAAGAAAAGCATGGAAAGCGCGCTGCTGGAACTATTGGAAAAAGACAATACCCTGTCAATAGAACATCTGGCGCTAACATTAAACGCGCCCCGGTCCGACGTGGCGGAAGCCATAAAACAGTTGGAAGCTGCAAATATTATTGTTAAACACCAGACCATCGTCAATTGGGAAAAAGCCGGCATTGAAAAGGTGACGGCTGTCATCGACGTTAAAATTACGCCGCAGCGGGAAGTTGGGTTTGACGCCATTGCCGAACGAATTTACCGTTTTCCGGAAGTACGCAGTCTCTATTTGATGTCAGGCGCTTACGATCTTTTGGTAATGGTGGAAGGCGCCAACCTTAAACAAGTATCGAAATTTGTCGCCCATAGACTAGCGACCATTGATGGCGTTGTCAGTACCACAACTCACTTCATGCTGAAACCCTATAAAGAAGACGGCGTTATTTTGGACGACCGGGAGGAAGATCATAGATTGGCGGTATCGCCATGA
- the buk gene encoding butyrate kinase — MPYKILAINPGSTSTKIGLYHGTTEIFARNINHSAEDIAKIPDITDQLEYRLEKINAFMAAQDVKATDLAAVVGRGGLLKPMASGTYRVNTAMLNDLKNRRYGVHASNLGAILADLIARQGSCLSYIVDPVVVDELAPVARWTGRPELERKSIFHALNQKAVAKKYAKSLNRSYGELNLIVAHLGGGISVGCHSHGRVIDVNNALDGEGPFSPERAGTLPAGQFAAMVLDNKLDHNDIAKLLAGKGGLVAHLGTNDTREVERRIREGDKMAADVYDAMIYGIAKSIAAAAVPVWGKVDGIILTGGIAHARILTEKLKEYVGFLAPVIVLAGENELQALAEGAYRVLTGQETAKEYYGEAVKALSLV, encoded by the coding sequence ATGCCGTACAAAATTCTTGCAATTAATCCGGGATCTACTTCAACAAAAATTGGCCTTTACCATGGCACCACCGAAATATTTGCCCGGAATATCAACCACAGCGCTGAAGATATTGCCAAAATTCCGGACATCACCGACCAACTCGAATACCGCCTGGAAAAAATTAATGCTTTTATGGCCGCCCAAGACGTAAAAGCCACGGATCTGGCCGCAGTTGTAGGCCGAGGCGGATTATTAAAGCCAATGGCCAGCGGCACATATCGCGTCAACACGGCGATGCTTAACGACCTAAAAAACCGCCGCTACGGCGTTCATGCCAGCAATCTCGGCGCTATTCTCGCTGACCTGATTGCCAGACAAGGCAGTTGTCTTTCCTACATTGTGGACCCGGTAGTTGTTGACGAACTAGCCCCGGTAGCAAGATGGACAGGCCGCCCGGAGCTGGAAAGAAAAAGCATTTTTCACGCTCTTAACCAGAAAGCAGTTGCCAAGAAATATGCCAAAAGCCTCAACCGCTCCTACGGCGAGCTAAACCTGATTGTCGCTCATCTGGGCGGCGGCATCTCTGTCGGCTGCCATAGCCACGGTCGAGTAATTGATGTGAATAACGCCCTTGATGGTGAAGGACCCTTTTCCCCTGAGCGGGCCGGTACCTTACCCGCCGGGCAATTCGCTGCGATGGTGCTGGACAACAAGCTTGATCACAATGATATCGCTAAACTGCTAGCCGGTAAAGGCGGTCTTGTAGCTCATCTCGGCACCAACGATACCAGGGAAGTAGAACGCCGCATCCGAGAGGGCGACAAGATGGCGGCCGACGTCTACGACGCAATGATCTATGGCATTGCCAAGTCTATTGCCGCCGCCGCTGTGCCGGTATGGGGCAAAGTCGATGGCATCATTCTCACCGGCGGCATTGCTCACGCCCGGATCCTTACGGAAAAACTGAAAGAATATGTTGGCTTCCTGGCGCCGGTCATTGTCCTGGCCGGCGAAAATGAATTGCAAGCTCTGGCCGAAGGAGCCTATCGCGTTTTGACCGGCCAAGAGACAGCAAAAGAGTATTACGGAGAAGCAGTTAAAGCTCTTTCGCTGGTATGA
- the ilvD gene encoding dihydroxy-acid dehydratase, which produces MTLKSSIVKKGSTRAAHRSLFYAMGYTPEELDKPMIGVVNAFNEIIPGHMHLRDIAEAAKTGIAAAGGMAVEFPAIGICDGIAMGHEGMKYPLPSRELIADSIEAVAAGHAFDGLVLIPNCDKIVPGMLMAAARLNIPCIVISGGPMMAGRYQGRDISVSLMFEAAGLFEAGKITAAELAAMEQSACPGCGSCAGLFTANTMNCLTEALGMALPGNGTIPAAQSGARRMLAKRTGSLVVDLVLREIKPRNIMTMEAFKNAIAVDMGIGGSSNTVLHLTAIANEAGIELPLPLFDQISAKTPYITKMSPGGSLHLQDLNEAGGISAVLKELSKHGIIHIDAMTVSGTLKERIQDAAIKRPDVIKTVEAPYRNTGGIAILKGNLAPEGAVVKESAVAEDMLQFRGRARVYDSEDAAIAAIIGKQVKDGDVVVIRYEGPKGGPGMREMLNPTAVIAGMGLKVALLTDGRFSGATRGACIGHVAPEAMDGGPIALIREGDIIDIDIPARSLKLDVSDEELAKRRTAWSQPKPKVSGGYLARYAKLVTSASKGAVLK; this is translated from the coding sequence ATGACATTAAAGAGCAGTATTGTAAAAAAAGGTTCCACAAGAGCCGCCCACCGGTCATTATTTTACGCCATGGGTTATACTCCGGAAGAATTGGATAAACCCATGATCGGCGTTGTGAATGCTTTTAATGAAATTATTCCCGGACATATGCATTTGCGGGATATAGCTGAGGCCGCTAAAACAGGAATTGCCGCCGCCGGCGGCATGGCTGTCGAATTTCCGGCCATCGGCATTTGCGATGGAATTGCTATGGGGCATGAAGGGATGAAATACCCGCTGCCTAGCCGGGAGCTAATTGCGGACTCTATTGAGGCGGTCGCGGCCGGGCATGCGTTTGACGGTTTGGTGCTTATTCCCAATTGCGATAAGATCGTTCCCGGTATGTTGATGGCGGCAGCCCGTTTGAATATTCCCTGTATTGTCATAAGCGGCGGTCCGATGATGGCCGGACGCTATCAAGGGCGGGACATCAGTGTAAGCCTGATGTTCGAGGCGGCCGGACTATTTGAGGCCGGCAAAATTACTGCCGCTGAACTTGCCGCTATGGAGCAGTCCGCTTGTCCGGGCTGCGGGTCCTGTGCCGGTTTATTTACCGCCAATACCATGAACTGTTTAACGGAAGCCCTGGGTATGGCCTTGCCCGGCAACGGCACCATTCCTGCCGCCCAGTCCGGAGCGCGGCGCATGCTGGCTAAACGAACCGGCTCCTTGGTTGTCGACTTGGTTTTAAGGGAAATTAAGCCCAGAAACATTATGACGATGGAAGCTTTTAAAAACGCAATTGCTGTTGATATGGGAATTGGCGGCTCATCCAACACCGTTCTTCATTTAACGGCTATAGCCAATGAAGCGGGGATAGAACTGCCGCTACCCCTGTTTGACCAAATTAGCGCCAAAACACCTTATATAACTAAAATGAGCCCTGGTGGCAGCCTGCACCTTCAGGATTTAAACGAGGCCGGGGGTATTTCAGCGGTGCTGAAGGAACTGTCCAAACACGGAATTATCCATATAGATGCCATGACTGTCTCCGGTACGTTGAAGGAACGGATACAAGACGCCGCGATCAAACGTCCGGATGTAATCAAAACTGTGGAAGCGCCCTATCGCAACACGGGCGGTATTGCCATTTTGAAGGGAAATTTGGCTCCGGAAGGTGCAGTCGTGAAAGAAAGTGCGGTTGCGGAAGATATGCTTCAGTTCCGTGGACGGGCACGGGTGTACGATTCGGAAGACGCCGCCATTGCCGCTATTATCGGCAAACAGGTCAAGGACGGCGACGTCGTCGTAATCCGTTACGAAGGGCCCAAAGGCGGTCCTGGTATGCGGGAGATGCTGAATCCCACCGCGGTTATTGCCGGTATGGGCCTAAAGGTAGCCCTGCTGACAGACGGCCGCTTCAGTGGTGCAACCCGCGGCGCCTGTATCGGTCACGTTGCGCCGGAAGCCATGGACGGCGGGCCGATTGCGCTCATTCGGGAGGGTGATATTATCGACATCGATATACCGGCAAGGAGTCTGAAGCTTGATGTAAGCGACGAGGAACTGGCCAAACGCAGAACCGCGTGGTCGCAGCCTAAGCCCAAAGTGAGCGGGGGGTATTTGGCCCGATATGCTAAGCTGGTGACGTCGGCCAGCAAAGGGGCAGTATTAAAATAA
- a CDS encoding manganese efflux pump, translated as MMDTFYVLLLGLAVSMDSFAAGVAYGIKSIRIPWTSLAIVGLITGACTLAATILANYLGSSINTHLAISFGSLLLIAIGAWNILNEYITKSNLSPNSSDNKLTFRIGRIVINIMADPETADIDHSKSISSSEATFLGLALGIDNMIAAFAASLIKPLPLHTPVIMGLIQIGLITFGSYGAARFVPEEIKKRFPYVPGTILILLGLFRLV; from the coding sequence ATGATGGATACTTTTTATGTATTGTTATTGGGATTAGCAGTCAGCATGGACTCTTTTGCCGCCGGTGTAGCCTATGGAATAAAATCCATTAGGATTCCCTGGACCTCTTTAGCAATTGTTGGTTTAATTACCGGCGCCTGTACCTTAGCTGCAACCATACTTGCCAATTATCTCGGGTCATCTATAAACACGCACCTGGCTATTTCCTTTGGCTCGTTATTGTTGATTGCCATCGGCGCCTGGAACATCCTGAATGAATATATTACAAAAAGCAATCTGTCGCCAAATAGTTCAGATAATAAGCTAACCTTTCGTATTGGCCGGATTGTGATTAACATTATGGCTGATCCGGAAACCGCCGATATCGACCACTCCAAATCCATTTCATCTTCAGAAGCGACGTTTCTCGGTTTAGCGCTGGGAATTGATAATATGATCGCGGCCTTTGCCGCATCGCTGATTAAACCACTGCCCCTCCACACACCGGTAATTATGGGCCTGATACAAATCGGTCTGATAACCTTCGGCAGCTACGGCGCCGCTCGCTTTGTACCCGAAGAAATAAAAAAAAGGTTTCCGTATGTTCCCGGCACAATCTTAATCTTGTTAGGACTGTTCCGTCTGGTATAA